In Pseudomonas sp. R76, one genomic interval encodes:
- a CDS encoding TIGR03750 family conjugal transfer protein: MTELSDDGTLIFLPVRLNNQPVIMGGLTADEMWATLAISAGSGLVIGILAAILTHIWALIIATAMLFAILGLTLSSRFLRRWKRGRPDTWLYRQMQLSVARYLPTWNKAHLITRTGAWTCRRTGAQ, from the coding sequence ATGACAGAACTCTCTGATGATGGGACGCTAATTTTCCTCCCGGTGCGGCTGAACAATCAGCCGGTCATCATGGGCGGCCTCACTGCCGATGAAATGTGGGCAACCCTAGCGATCAGTGCCGGCTCAGGATTGGTAATTGGGATTCTGGCAGCAATTTTGACCCATATCTGGGCGCTGATTATCGCCACAGCCATGCTCTTTGCGATCCTTGGGCTGACACTCTCCAGCCGTTTTTTACGGCGTTGGAAACGCGGCCGACCGGACACCTGGCTCTACCGCCAGATGCAACTGAGCGTTGCACGATATCTTCCTACCTGGAACAAGGCCCACCTGATCACACGCACGGGTGCGTGGACCTGCCGTAGAACGGGGGCTCAATGA
- a CDS encoding TIGR03745 family integrating conjugative element membrane protein, with protein sequence MNLLSQTRYMLIGMLALPQLSMAALPQSQPPTRGEGSNLMQTMQNYAFDGMSLMGLIVCAVIFTGVAWHAFGVYHEIQHGKKKWADLGATAAVGVAILGVAIFLITKATNIL encoded by the coding sequence ATGAATTTGCTTTCACAAACACGCTACATGCTGATCGGCATGCTTGCTCTTCCACAACTGTCCATGGCTGCCCTCCCCCAGTCACAACCTCCGACTCGAGGTGAGGGCTCTAACCTGATGCAAACCATGCAGAACTACGCCTTTGACGGCATGTCGCTGATGGGTCTGATCGTCTGCGCCGTCATTTTCACCGGGGTAGCGTGGCACGCCTTCGGCGTTTACCACGAGATCCAACACGGCAAGAAGAAATGGGCTGATCTTGGAGCGACGGCCGCTGTCGGTGTGGCCATCTTGGGTGTCGCCATCTTCCTGATCACCAAGGCAACTAACATTCTTTAA
- a CDS encoding TIGR03758 family integrating conjugative element protein → MSMNGTQASAFQAASGFPASSSYLFFVGVAVAITFVWGAWAVWSCYRGWATGNLDRTIASTSLVRILLLCMILTTFVLS, encoded by the coding sequence ATGAGCATGAACGGCACTCAGGCGTCCGCCTTTCAAGCGGCGAGTGGTTTCCCGGCTTCGTCGAGCTACCTATTTTTCGTCGGCGTGGCCGTGGCTATCACGTTCGTGTGGGGGGCCTGGGCCGTCTGGAGCTGCTACCGAGGATGGGCCACCGGCAACCTTGACCGGACGATTGCTTCGACCTCTTTGGTTCGCATCCTGCTGCTTTGCATGATCCTCACCACCTTTGTACTCAGTTGA
- a CDS encoding integrative conjugative element protein, RAQPRD family translates to MTGLISLFGIILSTSQAVAASASEQANLDVMIRQLNALEDTARRSAQVADEPGKRYFFDYQRLAGDIARIRHGLEGYLTPSRAQPRDPAELSGQYTTEGRKP, encoded by the coding sequence TTGACAGGACTGATCTCGCTTTTCGGGATCATTCTGTCTACCTCCCAAGCGGTAGCTGCTTCTGCCTCCGAACAGGCCAACCTGGACGTCATGATCCGCCAGTTGAATGCCTTGGAGGACACAGCACGTCGTAGCGCTCAAGTAGCAGACGAGCCGGGCAAACGGTACTTCTTCGATTACCAGCGCTTGGCGGGTGACATCGCCCGCATCCGCCATGGCTTGGAGGGCTACCTGACGCCAAGCCGAGCCCAACCTCGGGATCCAGCCGAGCTTTCGGGCCAATACACCACCGAAGGTCGCAAGCCATGA